CATTCTTCGTAGGCGGACTCTAATAAACCATGTCCTAAATGCCTATGAACTTCTATTGTTGCCCCAATTATTTGCTCTGTAAGTACTTTCTCTAAAATCATTCTCCGTGTCTCTGTGTCTCTGTGGTGAACGATTACTATCCGTGCTAATCCGTGTTAATTAGTGGCTGAATAATTACCTTAAAATTTACCAAGCAACTTCAAGTAGCCTTTGTGAAGCTTGTAGTCCTCCTCTGATTCATCATCGTCTTTATATTGGATATGTTCGTAACCTAAGGCCATTTTTGAGAACCGGCTAAGCTCATACCCTAATTCGGTGGTGGCGGTATGTTGCTGATTGTCGGCCTTATGTCCAACATAGTCTACCTCTAAGAGGGCTGCCCGATAGCGGGCCATAAT
This bacterium DNA region includes the following protein-coding sequences:
- a CDS encoding GxxExxY protein, whose amino-acid sequence is MILEKVLTEQIIGATIEVHRHLGHGLLESAYEECLSHELYLCGLNFERQRPH